One genomic segment of Corynebacterium durum includes these proteins:
- a CDS encoding FxsA family protein, with the protein MPVLIAIPYFLIEALAFWGVAQWLGVGWALILLFLFFFGGLFLAATEMRRIAVRASQGKTTPGTLAGDYGLLAAGALCVALPGFVTTILGLLLIIPPTRSVARRILARKVRTSIENLGARSFDTVNQFRQQTSYGSFVSDQEPEDRQPTDQEIQRWSNNVRPEDFGTNSKDA; encoded by the coding sequence GTGCCTGTATTGATTGCAATCCCATATTTCCTCATTGAAGCGTTGGCGTTTTGGGGCGTGGCGCAGTGGCTCGGTGTCGGCTGGGCACTCATCCTGTTGTTCCTTTTTTTCTTCGGTGGCCTATTCCTCGCCGCTACAGAGATGCGACGCATTGCGGTGCGAGCATCACAGGGTAAAACCACGCCTGGGACTCTCGCAGGCGATTATGGCTTGCTTGCGGCCGGCGCACTGTGCGTGGCGCTGCCAGGCTTTGTCACCACGATTCTTGGTTTGTTGCTGATCATTCCGCCAACTCGTTCGGTTGCTCGGCGGATACTGGCACGTAAGGTTCGCACGAGTATTGAGAATTTGGGCGCCCGCAGCTTCGACACGGTGAACCAGTTCCGCCAGCAGACGTCGTATGGGAGCTTTGTCTCAGACCAAGAACCGGAAGACAGACAACCAACGGACCAGGAAATTCAGCGGTGGAGCAATAACGTCCGCCCTGAAGATTTTGGAACGAATTCAAAAGATGCGTAA
- a CDS encoding DUF6985 domain-containing protein, with product MTGTINFDYDTEYDLYVSDPVAVPQLGISSTTFRFEKELVDTAGLPRIRTAIDALRSSTTDLIAQATPYVYQLYKLYFDMADKYDWEQYLPDLPEAEVWSLVNEVGSWCTVVREDDHVLIAVECDVEWDVEHGMMMVYQDGATLVKVGSAAEAYTNVDGSIFSEEG from the coding sequence ATGACAGGCACAATTAACTTTGATTACGACACTGAGTATGACCTTTATGTGAGTGACCCGGTTGCTGTTCCGCAGCTGGGTATCAGTAGTACGACATTCAGGTTTGAAAAAGAACTGGTGGATACAGCTGGATTGCCTCGTATTCGCACTGCTATTGATGCCCTTCGTTCCTCCACAACTGACCTCATAGCGCAAGCAACACCCTACGTGTATCAGCTGTACAAACTATATTTTGATATGGCAGACAAATATGATTGGGAACAGTACCTCCCCGACCTTCCCGAGGCTGAGGTGTGGAGCTTGGTCAATGAGGTAGGTAGCTGGTGCACTGTGGTCAGGGAAGATGACCATGTACTGATCGCAGTGGAATGTGATGTTGAGTGGGATGTCGAACACGGCATGATGATGGTCTATCAGGATGGTGCGACACTGGTGAAAGTTGGTTCGGCGGCAGAAGCATATACGAACGTGGACGGTAGCATTTTCAGTGAAGAGGGGTGA
- a CDS encoding alpha/beta fold hydrolase: MRFEDQAVWIHDVLAQLAPDGPHIVGYSFGGATATVYAREYPEDVRSLAVLEPVFTFS, from the coding sequence GTGCGTTTTGAGGACCAGGCAGTGTGGATTCATGATGTTTTGGCGCAGTTGGCCCCAGATGGTCCCCACATTGTTGGGTACTCTTTTGGGGGTGCGACAGCCACTGTGTACGCCCGTGAATACCCTGAGGATGTTCGTTCCCTCGCGGTGCTGGAACCTGTGTTTACGTTCAGCTAG
- a CDS encoding O-acetyl-ADP-ribose deacetylase has protein sequence MKLSAVLGDITEADVDVIVNAANTSLLGGGGVDGAIHQKAGPALLEECREIRARQGGCPVGEAVITSGANLPARHVVHTVGPTWVDGSHGEEAALRSAYLNSLKLADKHGAETIAFPNISTGVYRFPKELAAHVALSATKEYQSNTIKEVIFVCFDESNFQLYSELLR, from the coding sequence ATGAAACTGAGCGCAGTGTTGGGCGACATTACCGAAGCCGACGTTGATGTGATCGTGAACGCCGCAAACACATCGCTGCTCGGCGGCGGAGGCGTTGATGGGGCCATCCACCAAAAAGCAGGGCCCGCGCTACTAGAAGAGTGCCGTGAAATCCGCGCTCGCCAGGGAGGATGCCCGGTCGGGGAAGCGGTGATCACCTCGGGAGCCAACCTTCCGGCACGCCACGTTGTACATACTGTTGGTCCAACGTGGGTAGATGGCTCACACGGCGAGGAGGCGGCATTGCGCTCGGCTTACCTTAATAGTCTTAAGCTAGCTGATAAGCATGGCGCGGAAACTATTGCTTTTCCCAATATATCAACAGGCGTATATCGTTTTCCTAAGGAATTAGCAGCTCACGTTGCACTATCCGCCACTAAAGAGTATCAAAGCAACACGATTAAAGAAGTTATCTTCGTCTGCTTTGATGAAAGCAACTTTCAACTCTATTCCGAACTTCTACGGTGA
- a CDS encoding DUF6985 domain-containing protein gives MSEVSIPGVGHFAFEEVWDEYTSADVVVPGFGGLEGHFYMAGNVLDAAGLDRIGAAITAFLSPRVDFIAHATPYVFQQYQDWRTIGQEEGWGEYLPSLSQPELVWDLVQIGNEFQIVWDETFGGEVYIKVACSCEWDVEDGLILVFKGGSSLCTVGFGADALLNKDGSIYQPL, from the coding sequence ATGTCTGAGGTATCCATCCCGGGTGTTGGGCACTTCGCGTTCGAAGAAGTGTGGGACGAATATACAAGCGCAGATGTCGTCGTACCAGGCTTCGGCGGCTTGGAAGGACATTTCTACATGGCTGGCAACGTCCTGGATGCCGCGGGTCTTGATCGGATTGGGGCCGCCATCACAGCCTTCCTCTCCCCCCGTGTTGACTTCATTGCACACGCAACGCCGTATGTGTTCCAGCAGTACCAGGATTGGCGGACCATTGGCCAAGAGGAGGGCTGGGGTGAATATCTCCCCAGCTTGAGCCAGCCGGAGTTGGTGTGGGATCTTGTCCAGATAGGAAACGAATTCCAGATTGTCTGGGATGAAACCTTTGGCGGCGAGGTCTACATCAAAGTGGCCTGCAGCTGTGAATGGGACGTTGAAGACGGCCTCATTCTGGTGTTTAAAGGCGGAAGCTCACTCTGCACTGTGGGCTTTGGTGCTGACGCCCTCTTGAACAAGGACGGCAGCATCTATCAGCCGCTTTGA
- the cobN gene encoding cobaltochelatase subunit CobN — protein MIALLSTSDTDLLSAKNANTADMVDFRYANPTHISDALLDEIIDAADIIIVRLLGGKRAWEDGLRRIFASGTPTIVVSGELAVDAELTDISTVPAGVVTTAHTYLAEGGATNLEHLYRFLSDTILLTGHGFDEPHHMPLWGHLERPTTETTPGQPRIAVLYYRAQHLAGNTAYIHALCDAIDAQGAHAIPIFTASLRQAPTELLDELATMDAAITTVLAAGGTKPATAQAGGDDEAWDVAQLAALDIPIIQGLALTSPRSDWAANDDGLTPLDVATQIAVPEFDGRIITVPFSFKEYDSDGLISYVPDPERCTRLAGIAYHHARLRHLNNSDKKIVVMLSAYPTKHARIGNAVGLDTPASTLKVLHALHDAGYNLGDTTTIPGYDTMDGDAFMHAIIDAGGHDPEWLTDDVLANNPLTLPRDAYLTFFNTLPTSIQEEMTTHWGEAPGTHYTHPETGDIYIAGLQFGNIVVMVQPPRGFGDNPVGIYHDPDLPANHHYLGTYHWIRHTFNADAIIHMGKHGNMEWLPGKTAGLSAECYPDQAIGDLPLIYPFLVNDPGEGTQAKRRAHATLIDHMIPPMARAETYGDITRLEQLLDEHANIAAMDPAKLPAIRQEIWTLLTAAKMDQDLGWDERPDEDVFDDMLMHIDGWLCEIKDVAIRGGLHTLGEQPTSETRIDLVLAMLRARQLWGGETATPGLREALGLSEQGDETRHTVDTIEQHARTLLTNLDANNWDPTTIPTITTNLPDTANPTTVARILQFAAEEIIPRLEQTPREITHILHALDGGFIEAGPSGSPMRGLINVLPTGRNFYSVDPKSLPSRLAWETGQLLADSLIERYQADHDGNYPTSVGISAWGTSAMRTSGDDIAEVFALLGVRPLWDEASRRVIDLEVIPLEELGRPRIDVTVRISGFFRDAFPHVLGLLDDAVQMVANLDEPLDQNYVRAHALDDGAEHVRRIFGSKPGTYGAGLLQLIESGNWRDDHDLAAVYTAWGGYAYGRGLDGVEAADDMRTAYKRIQVAAKNVDSTEHDIADSDDYFQFHGGMVATVRALTGQDPDAFIGDSTRQETVKTRTLHEESRRVFRARVVNPRWIEAMRKHGYKGAFEMSATVDYLFGYDATTGLMDDWMYETLTDTYVGDPVNREFFEKSNPWALRDISERLMEAAERGLWEKPSDESMELLRSTYLEMEGELEDR, from the coding sequence ATGATTGCGCTGCTGTCCACCTCCGACACCGACCTCCTCTCCGCCAAAAACGCCAACACCGCAGACATGGTGGACTTCCGTTACGCCAACCCCACCCACATCTCCGACGCACTTCTCGACGAGATTATCGACGCCGCTGACATCATCATCGTCCGCCTCCTCGGCGGCAAGCGCGCTTGGGAAGACGGGCTCCGCCGCATCTTCGCCTCCGGCACACCCACCATCGTCGTATCCGGCGAACTCGCCGTTGATGCCGAGCTCACCGACATTTCGACCGTCCCCGCAGGCGTAGTCACCACTGCCCACACCTACCTCGCAGAAGGCGGCGCAACAAACCTCGAACACCTCTACCGTTTCCTGTCGGACACCATCCTGCTCACCGGCCACGGATTCGACGAACCCCACCACATGCCGCTCTGGGGACACCTCGAACGCCCCACCACAGAAACAACACCAGGCCAACCCCGCATCGCTGTCCTTTACTACCGCGCCCAGCACCTCGCCGGAAACACCGCCTACATCCACGCCCTGTGCGACGCCATTGACGCCCAAGGCGCACATGCCATCCCCATCTTCACGGCGTCGCTACGCCAAGCACCCACCGAACTCCTTGACGAACTCGCCACCATGGACGCCGCCATCACCACCGTCCTCGCAGCAGGCGGCACCAAACCAGCCACCGCCCAAGCAGGCGGCGACGACGAAGCCTGGGACGTCGCACAACTAGCAGCACTCGACATCCCCATCATCCAGGGACTCGCACTCACCAGCCCCCGCAGCGACTGGGCCGCCAACGACGACGGCCTCACCCCACTTGACGTGGCAACCCAAATCGCCGTCCCCGAATTCGACGGCCGCATCATCACCGTCCCCTTCTCCTTCAAAGAATACGACTCCGACGGACTCATCTCCTATGTCCCCGACCCCGAACGCTGCACCCGACTCGCAGGCATCGCCTACCACCACGCCCGACTCCGCCACCTCAACAACAGCGACAAAAAAATCGTCGTCATGCTCTCCGCATACCCCACCAAACACGCCCGCATCGGCAACGCAGTCGGACTAGACACCCCAGCATCCACGCTCAAAGTCCTCCACGCCCTGCACGACGCAGGCTACAACCTCGGCGACACCACCACCATCCCCGGCTACGACACCATGGACGGCGACGCCTTCATGCACGCCATCATTGACGCCGGCGGACACGACCCCGAATGGCTCACCGACGACGTCCTCGCCAACAACCCCCTCACACTCCCACGCGACGCCTACCTCACCTTCTTCAACACCCTGCCCACCAGCATCCAGGAAGAGATGACCACCCACTGGGGCGAAGCCCCCGGAACCCACTACACACACCCAGAAACCGGCGACATCTACATCGCAGGACTCCAATTCGGCAACATCGTCGTCATGGTCCAACCACCACGCGGCTTCGGCGATAACCCCGTCGGCATCTACCACGACCCCGACCTACCAGCCAACCACCACTACCTGGGCACCTACCACTGGATCCGCCACACCTTCAACGCCGATGCCATCATCCACATGGGCAAACACGGCAACATGGAATGGCTCCCCGGCAAAACCGCAGGACTCTCCGCCGAATGCTACCCAGACCAAGCAATCGGAGACCTCCCACTCATCTACCCCTTCCTCGTCAACGACCCCGGCGAAGGAACCCAAGCAAAACGACGCGCCCACGCCACCCTCATCGACCACATGATCCCACCCATGGCACGCGCAGAAACCTACGGCGACATCACCCGACTCGAACAACTCCTTGACGAGCACGCCAACATCGCCGCCATGGACCCCGCCAAACTTCCAGCCATTCGCCAAGAAATCTGGACCCTCCTCACCGCCGCCAAAATGGACCAAGACCTCGGCTGGGACGAACGACCCGACGAAGATGTCTTCGACGACATGCTCATGCACATCGACGGCTGGCTCTGCGAAATCAAAGACGTCGCCATCCGCGGCGGACTCCACACACTCGGCGAACAACCCACCAGCGAAACCCGCATCGACCTGGTCCTCGCCATGCTTCGCGCCCGCCAACTCTGGGGCGGTGAAACTGCCACCCCCGGCCTCCGCGAAGCACTCGGACTCTCCGAACAAGGCGACGAAACCCGCCACACCGTCGACACCATCGAACAACACGCCCGCACCCTCCTCACCAACCTCGACGCCAACAACTGGGACCCCACAACCATCCCCACCATCACCACCAACCTCCCCGACACCGCCAACCCCACAACCGTCGCACGCATCCTCCAGTTCGCAGCCGAAGAAATCATCCCACGTCTCGAACAAACTCCCCGCGAAATCACCCACATCCTCCACGCCCTCGACGGGGGATTCATCGAAGCCGGCCCCTCCGGCTCGCCCATGCGCGGACTCATCAACGTCCTACCCACCGGACGCAACTTCTACTCCGTCGACCCCAAATCCCTCCCATCCCGCCTCGCCTGGGAAACCGGCCAACTCCTCGCTGACTCACTCATCGAACGCTACCAAGCCGACCACGACGGCAACTACCCAACATCCGTCGGCATCTCCGCATGGGGCACCTCAGCCATGCGCACCTCCGGCGACGACATCGCCGAAGTCTTCGCACTTCTCGGTGTCCGCCCACTCTGGGACGAAGCATCGCGCCGGGTTATTGACCTTGAGGTGATCCCGTTGGAGGAACTAGGGCGACCTCGCATTGACGTAACGGTTCGCATCTCCGGCTTCTTCCGTGACGCATTTCCGCATGTACTGGGTCTGCTTGACGACGCCGTGCAGATGGTCGCCAACCTGGACGAACCGCTCGACCAGAACTATGTTCGCGCGCACGCGTTGGATGATGGCGCTGAGCACGTACGGCGTATCTTTGGCTCCAAGCCCGGCACCTACGGCGCGGGGCTATTGCAGCTCATTGAATCAGGCAACTGGCGTGATGACCATGACCTTGCAGCGGTCTACACCGCATGGGGCGGGTACGCCTACGGTCGTGGTCTTGACGGGGTAGAGGCTGCCGACGATATGCGCACCGCCTACAAGCGCATTCAGGTTGCAGCCAAAAATGTTGACTCCACTGAACATGACATCGCCGACTCTGATGATTACTTCCAGTTCCATGGGGGAATGGTTGCGACGGTGCGTGCCCTCACTGGTCAGGATCCTGATGCCTTTATCGGTGACTCCACGCGGCAGGAAACAGTAAAAACCCGCACACTGCATGAGGAATCTCGACGTGTGTTCCGCGCTAGGGTGGTCAACCCGCGCTGGATTGAGGCGATGCGCAAGCATGGCTACAAAGGCGCTTTTGAGATGAGCGCAACCGTTGATTACCTTTTTGGTTATGATGCCACGACGGGACTCATGGATGACTGGATGTATGAAACCCTTACCGACACTTATGTCGGTGACCCCGTAAACAGGGAGTTTTTTGAAAAGTCTAATCCGTGGGCGCTACGCGACATTTCTGAGCGCCTGATGGAGGCTGCGGAACGCGGTCTGTGGGAAAAACCATCTGACGAGTCGATGGAACTGCTGCGCAGCACGTACCTAGAGATGGAAGGGGAGTTGGAGGATCGCTAG
- a CDS encoding precorrin-3B synthase: MSAMTDFTSSPVSLLAESYQLGDRNRGDGCPGALKMHEAKDGGIGRVRVAGGQMSPERWEALADMADRFGDGNIHVTTRGNLQVRGIQDTAAFAEAAQEHGFLPSRAHDRVRNIIASPLAPELLPLVAELDAALLADDVVTGLSGRTLFGLDSGVGDIVSRRPDFGVFAHDGGFQLVLGGVFVARRVERGDVAATLVQAARRWQELRGSAWRVAEKPEVHGEIIASLDAAVEVAEVPFVGAVPGRPVGWLPQLDGLVSLGAGVRFGQLSSQLARMIAVTGARTTVTPWHSIVLHDVDEHAAEQIVRVLAPLGLIFDANSTWLRVSACTGIEGCEKSLSDTRGDAAQAVASLDIPQGKVHFSGCERRCGHPLESYTDYLATGDGEYEVSAR, translated from the coding sequence ATGAGCGCCATGACTGATTTCACCTCCTCACCTGTGTCTTTGTTAGCTGAGTCTTACCAACTTGGTGACCGTAATCGGGGCGATGGTTGCCCCGGTGCGCTGAAAATGCATGAGGCGAAGGACGGCGGTATTGGCCGCGTTCGGGTTGCCGGTGGCCAGATGTCGCCGGAGCGCTGGGAGGCGCTTGCGGATATGGCTGATCGGTTTGGGGATGGCAATATTCACGTGACGACGCGGGGCAATTTGCAGGTGCGGGGCATTCAGGACACGGCTGCATTTGCGGAGGCTGCGCAGGAGCATGGTTTTTTGCCGAGTCGTGCGCATGATCGGGTGCGCAATATTATTGCTTCACCGTTGGCGCCTGAGTTGTTGCCGCTGGTAGCGGAGTTGGATGCGGCGTTGTTGGCGGATGATGTGGTGACGGGGTTGTCGGGGCGGACGTTGTTTGGTCTTGATTCTGGGGTGGGTGATATTGTGTCGCGTCGCCCAGATTTTGGTGTGTTTGCGCACGATGGGGGTTTTCAGTTGGTGTTGGGTGGCGTGTTTGTGGCGCGCCGGGTAGAGCGTGGTGATGTTGCGGCTACGCTCGTGCAGGCTGCGCGACGGTGGCAGGAACTGCGGGGTTCTGCGTGGCGGGTAGCGGAGAAGCCTGAGGTGCATGGCGAGATTATTGCGTCGTTGGATGCTGCGGTGGAGGTTGCTGAGGTGCCGTTTGTTGGTGCGGTGCCTGGGCGTCCTGTGGGGTGGTTGCCGCAGTTGGATGGGTTGGTCAGTTTGGGTGCTGGGGTGCGTTTTGGGCAGTTGAGTAGTCAATTGGCGCGGATGATTGCGGTGACGGGTGCGCGGACGACGGTGACGCCGTGGCATTCGATTGTGCTGCATGATGTGGATGAGCATGCGGCGGAGCAGATTGTGCGGGTGTTGGCTCCGTTGGGGTTGATTTTTGACGCGAATTCGACGTGGCTGCGGGTGAGTGCATGTACAGGTATTGAGGGGTGTGAGAAGTCGTTGTCGGATACTCGCGGGGATGCGGCGCAGGCGGTTGCGTCGTTGGATATTCCGCAGGGTAAAGTGCATTTTTCTGGGTGTGAGCGGCGGTGTGGGCATCCGTTGGAGTCGTATACGGATTATTTGGCTACTGGTGATGGCGAGTATGAGGTGTCTGCTCGGTAG
- a CDS encoding precorrin-8X methylmutase, whose product MYSYVTDGNEIYRRSFAMIREESDLGRFDAAQAQVAVRMIHAAGQTDLASDIEFSAGVVPAARAALSAGRPILCDVNMVASGVTRRRLPADNQVLCLLKDPRVPELAARLGTTRTAAAVELWAEHLEGSVVAVGNAPTALFHLLKWLSDDPARPRPAAVLGIPVGFVGAAESKAALASDAQALGIEFVTVHGRRGGSAITCAAINALATEQEIME is encoded by the coding sequence ATGTATAGCTACGTCACGGATGGTAACGAGATTTATCGTCGTAGTTTTGCGATGATTCGCGAGGAATCTGACCTGGGGCGTTTTGATGCGGCTCAGGCTCAGGTTGCGGTGAGGATGATTCATGCGGCTGGGCAGACTGACTTGGCCTCGGATATTGAGTTTTCAGCTGGTGTGGTGCCTGCGGCGCGTGCTGCGTTGAGTGCGGGCCGTCCGATTTTGTGTGATGTGAACATGGTGGCGTCGGGGGTGACGCGACGTCGTTTACCTGCGGATAATCAGGTGTTGTGTCTGCTCAAAGATCCTCGGGTTCCTGAGTTGGCGGCACGTTTGGGTACGACCCGGACGGCGGCTGCGGTGGAGTTGTGGGCTGAGCATCTGGAGGGGTCTGTGGTTGCGGTGGGTAATGCTCCTACTGCGTTATTCCATCTGTTGAAGTGGCTTAGCGACGACCCCGCCCGCCCCCGTCCGGCTGCTGTGTTGGGCATTCCTGTGGGGTTTGTTGGTGCTGCCGAGTCTAAGGCGGCGTTGGCGTCGGATGCGCAGGCGTTGGGGATTGAATTTGTGACGGTGCATGGGCGTCGCGGTGGTTCGGCGATTACGTGTGCTGCTATTAATGCTTTGGCTACTGAGCAGGAGATTATGGAGTGA